A genomic segment from Klebsiella africana encodes:
- the mprA gene encoding transcriptional repressor MprA, producing MDSSFTPIEQMLKFRASRHEDFPFQEILLTRLCMHMQGKLLENRNKMLKAQGINETLFMALITLESQENHSIQPSELSCALGSSRTNATRIADELEKRGWIERRESDNDRRCLHLQLTEKGHQFLREVLPPQHNCLHQLWSSLSTSEKDQLEHITRKLLSRLDQMEEEGVLADSLR from the coding sequence ATGGATAGTTCGTTTACTCCCATTGAGCAAATGCTCAAATTCCGCGCCAGCCGCCATGAAGATTTCCCGTTTCAGGAGATCCTGTTAACTCGTCTTTGCATGCACATGCAAGGTAAGCTGCTGGAAAATCGCAATAAAATGCTCAAAGCGCAGGGAATTAACGAGACATTATTTATGGCGCTGATTACGCTGGAGTCGCAGGAAAACCACAGCATCCAGCCGTCCGAGCTGAGCTGCGCGCTGGGCTCATCACGTACCAACGCCACTCGTATCGCTGATGAACTGGAAAAACGCGGCTGGATTGAACGCCGCGAGAGCGATAACGATCGCCGCTGTCTGCATCTGCAGCTGACCGAAAAGGGCCATCAGTTTTTGCGTGAAGTCCTGCCACCGCAGCATAACTGTCTGCATCAGCTGTGGTCTTCACTCAGCACCAGCGAAAAAGATCAGCTCGAACATATCACCCGCAAACTCCTGAGCCGCCTTGACCAGATGGAAGAAGAAGGCGTGCTGGCGGACTCTCTACGCTAA
- the proV gene encoding glycine betaine/L-proline ABC transporter ATP-binding protein ProV: MAIKLEIKNLYKIFGEHPHRAFKYIEKGLNKAQILEKTGLSLGVKDASLAIEEGEIFVIMGLSGSGKSTMVRLLNRLIEPTRGQVLIDGVDIAKMSDAELREVRRKKIAMVFQSFALMPHMSVLDNTAFGMALAGVPAAEREQKAREALRQVGLENYAHAWPDELSGGMRQRVGLARALAINPDILLMDEAFSALDPLIRTEMQDELIKLQAKHQRTIVFISHDLDEAMRIGDRIAIMQNGEVVQVGTPDEILNNPANDYVRTFFRGVDISQVFSAKDIARRSPVGLIRKTPGFGPRSALKLLQDEDREYGYVIERGNRFVGIVSIDSLKTALSAGQGIEAALIDAPLAVEAQTPLSDLLSHVGQAPCAVPVVDEEQQYIGIISKRMLLQALDREGVNHG, translated from the coding sequence ATGGCAATTAAATTAGAAATTAAAAATCTTTATAAGATATTTGGCGAGCACCCCCACCGGGCTTTCAAATATATTGAGAAAGGACTCAACAAAGCGCAAATACTGGAAAAAACGGGGCTGTCGCTTGGCGTCAAAGACGCCAGTCTGGCCATTGAAGAAGGCGAGATATTCGTCATCATGGGGCTCTCCGGCTCGGGGAAATCCACCATGGTTCGCCTTCTCAATCGCCTGATTGAACCCACCCGCGGCCAGGTGCTGATTGACGGGGTCGATATCGCCAAAATGTCGGATGCCGAGCTACGCGAGGTGCGCCGCAAGAAAATTGCGATGGTTTTTCAGTCCTTTGCACTGATGCCGCACATGAGCGTGCTGGACAACACGGCGTTTGGCATGGCGCTGGCCGGCGTTCCGGCCGCCGAACGAGAGCAAAAAGCGCGGGAGGCGCTGCGTCAGGTGGGGCTGGAGAATTATGCTCACGCCTGGCCGGATGAGCTCTCCGGCGGGATGCGTCAGCGCGTCGGTTTAGCCCGTGCCCTGGCAATTAATCCCGATATTCTGCTGATGGATGAAGCCTTCTCCGCGCTCGATCCGCTCATTCGCACCGAAATGCAGGATGAGCTCATCAAATTACAGGCTAAGCATCAACGGACTATCGTTTTTATTTCCCATGACCTTGATGAAGCCATGCGCATTGGCGATCGCATCGCTATTATGCAAAATGGCGAAGTGGTTCAGGTCGGCACTCCGGATGAAATATTAAATAATCCGGCCAATGATTATGTCCGCACCTTCTTCCGCGGTGTGGATATTAGCCAGGTCTTCAGCGCGAAAGATATTGCCCGCCGTAGCCCGGTCGGCCTGATTCGTAAAACGCCTGGTTTTGGCCCCCGCTCCGCGCTGAAATTATTACAGGATGAAGACCGGGAATATGGCTATGTCATCGAGCGCGGGAATCGCTTTGTCGGGATTGTCTCAATTGATTCTCTGAAAACAGCCCTCAGCGCCGGCCAGGGGATCGAGGCGGCGTTGATTGACGCCCCGCTGGCGGTAGAGGCGCAAACGCCGCTCAGCGATCTGCTCTCCCACGTCGGTCAGGCCCCGTGCGCCGTCCCGGTAGTGGATGAAGAACAACAATACATTGGCATCATTTCCAAACGAATGTTGCTCCAGGCTTTAGATCGCGAGGGGGTGAATCATGGCTGA
- the proW gene encoding glycine betaine/L-proline ABC transporter permease ProW has translation MADQTNPWDSAPATDSAAQAADAWGGASNAAPANGGGADWLHSAPAPQPEQFNIMDPFHKTLIPLDSWVTHAIDWIVLHFRPLFQGIRVPIDYILSAFQQLLLGMPAPVAIIVFALIAWQISSLGMGVATLVSLIAIGAIGAWSQAMVTLALVLTALLFCMIIGLPLGIWLARSPRAAKIIRPLLDAMQTTPAFVYLVPIVMLFGIGNVPGVVVTIIFALPPIVRLTILGINQVPADLIEASRSFGASPRQLLFKVQLPLAMPTIMAGVNQTLMLALSMVVIASMIAVGGLGQMVLRGIGRLDMGLATVGGVGIVILAIILDRLTQAVGRDARSRGNRRWYTTGPLGLITRPFCR, from the coding sequence ATGGCTGATCAAACTAATCCGTGGGACAGCGCCCCGGCAACCGACAGCGCCGCGCAGGCTGCCGACGCCTGGGGTGGCGCCTCGAATGCCGCACCGGCCAATGGCGGCGGCGCCGACTGGCTGCACAGCGCCCCGGCGCCGCAGCCGGAACAATTCAATATCATGGACCCGTTCCACAAAACCCTGATCCCACTCGACAGCTGGGTCACCCACGCCATTGACTGGATCGTGCTGCACTTCCGTCCGCTGTTCCAGGGGATCCGCGTGCCGATCGACTACATCCTCAGCGCCTTCCAGCAGCTGCTGTTGGGGATGCCGGCGCCAGTGGCGATTATCGTCTTCGCGCTGATCGCCTGGCAGATCTCCAGCCTCGGCATGGGGGTCGCCACCCTGGTATCGCTGATTGCCATCGGCGCCATCGGCGCGTGGTCGCAGGCGATGGTCACCCTGGCGCTGGTCCTCACTGCCCTGCTGTTCTGCATGATCATCGGCCTGCCGCTGGGGATCTGGCTGGCGCGCAGTCCGCGGGCGGCGAAAATTATCCGCCCGCTGCTGGATGCCATGCAGACCACACCGGCCTTCGTCTACCTGGTGCCGATCGTGATGCTGTTCGGCATCGGCAACGTGCCCGGCGTAGTGGTGACGATTATCTTCGCCCTGCCGCCGATCGTCCGTCTGACCATCCTCGGGATAAACCAGGTACCGGCGGATCTGATCGAAGCGTCGCGCTCGTTTGGCGCCAGCCCGCGCCAGCTGCTGTTTAAAGTTCAGCTGCCGCTGGCGATGCCCACCATTATGGCCGGGGTTAACCAGACCCTGATGCTGGCCCTGTCGATGGTAGTGATCGCCTCGATGATCGCCGTCGGCGGTCTCGGCCAGATGGTACTGCGCGGCATTGGCCGCCTCGATATGGGTCTGGCCACCGTCGGCGGGGTGGGGATTGTGATCCTGGCGATTATCCTTGACCGCCTCACTCAGGCCGTCGGCCGCGACGCCCGCAGTCGCGGCAACCGCCGCTGGTACACCACCGGCCCGCTGGGGCTTATCACTCGTCCTTTCTGTCGATAA
- the proX gene encoding glycine betaine/L-proline ABC transporter substrate-binding protein ProX: MRHSTMMATAAFATLLATSAFAADLPGKGITVKPAQSTISEETFQTLLVSRALEKLGYTVEKPSEVDYNVAYTSIAAGDTTFIATNWQPLHDDMYAAAGGDNKFYRKGVYVSGAAQGYLIDKKTAEQYHITSIDQLKDPQIAKLFDTNNDGKADLTGCTPGWGCEAVINHQIDAYGLSNTVTHNQGNYAAMMADTIARYKEGKPVLYYTWTPYWVSDVLKPGKDVVWLQVPFSSLPGEQKNIDTKLANGANYGFPVNTMHIVANKAWAEKNPAAATLFSVMKLPIADINAENAMMHEGHASEADINGHVDGWIKAHQPLFDSWVKTALAAQQ, translated from the coding sequence ATGCGACATAGCACGATGATGGCCACCGCCGCCTTTGCCACCCTGCTCGCCACCAGCGCCTTCGCCGCCGACCTGCCGGGCAAAGGGATTACCGTGAAGCCCGCCCAGAGCACCATTTCGGAAGAAACATTCCAGACCTTGCTGGTCAGTCGCGCGCTGGAGAAGCTGGGCTACACCGTCGAGAAGCCCAGCGAAGTAGACTATAACGTCGCCTATACGTCGATTGCCGCCGGGGATACCACCTTTATCGCCACTAACTGGCAGCCCCTGCACGATGACATGTACGCAGCGGCGGGCGGTGATAACAAATTCTATCGCAAAGGAGTGTACGTCTCAGGCGCCGCCCAGGGCTATTTGATCGACAAAAAAACCGCTGAGCAGTACCACATCACCTCCATCGATCAGCTCAAAGATCCGCAGATCGCCAAACTGTTTGATACCAACAACGACGGTAAAGCGGATCTCACCGGCTGCACCCCAGGCTGGGGCTGCGAAGCGGTAATTAACCATCAGATTGACGCCTATGGCCTGAGCAACACCGTCACCCATAACCAGGGCAACTACGCGGCGATGATGGCCGACACCATCGCCCGCTATAAAGAAGGTAAACCGGTGCTCTACTATACCTGGACGCCGTACTGGGTCAGCGACGTGCTGAAGCCTGGCAAAGACGTCGTCTGGCTGCAGGTACCGTTCTCCTCCCTGCCAGGCGAGCAGAAAAATATCGACACCAAACTGGCCAACGGCGCCAACTATGGCTTCCCGGTGAACACCATGCATATTGTCGCCAACAAGGCATGGGCGGAGAAAAATCCGGCCGCCGCCACCTTGTTTAGCGTCATGAAGCTGCCGATCGCCGACATCAACGCCGAGAATGCGATGATGCACGAAGGCCATGCTTCCGAAGCCGACATCAATGGTCATGTTGACGGCTGGATCAAAGCCCACCAGCCGCTGTTCGACAGCTGGGTGAAAACCGCGCTCGCCGCACAGCAGTAA
- the ygaH gene encoding L-valine transporter subunit YgaH: MNSEVLLLGMIVGGVNYLFRYLPLRLRAGHARPARRGPVSVLLDTIGIASICALLVVSSVPEILADAHRLVPTLIGFLVLGGAFWKTRSIIVPTLLSAFAYGLAWKIASGL; the protein is encoded by the coding sequence ATGAACAGTGAGGTCCTACTGCTTGGAATGATTGTCGGCGGCGTCAACTATCTGTTTCGCTATCTTCCCCTGCGTCTGCGCGCGGGCCATGCCCGTCCTGCCCGCCGCGGCCCGGTCAGCGTGTTACTCGACACTATCGGCATCGCCTCGATTTGCGCGCTGCTGGTTGTCTCCAGCGTACCGGAGATCCTCGCCGACGCCCACCGCCTGGTGCCGACGCTGATCGGCTTTTTGGTGCTGGGGGGCGCCTTCTGGAAAACCCGCAGCATTATTGTTCCGACTCTGCTGTCGGCGTTTGCCTATGGTCTGGCCTGGAAAATCGCCAGCGGGCTCTAA
- a CDS encoding AzlC family ABC transporter permease: protein MENPAPLTCALPERVATIGEGIKDSLPIVISYLPVAFAFGLNATRLGFTPLESLFFSCIIYAGASQFVITAMLAAGSSLWVAALTVMAMDVRHVLYGPSLRSRIHTALNKKKTALWAFGLTDEVFAAATARLVRDNRRWSENWMLGLAFTSWASWVCGTLAGAWSGNGLLVDYPAIEAALGFMLPALFMSFLLASFQRQQSLCVTAALAGALGGILLFSIPAAILAGIVCGCLTALVQAMLKGMPDEQ, encoded by the coding sequence ATGGAAAACCCCGCGCCCTTAACCTGTGCCTTACCTGAACGTGTCGCCACGATCGGCGAAGGCATCAAAGACAGCCTCCCCATCGTCATCAGCTACCTGCCGGTGGCATTCGCCTTCGGATTGAACGCTACCCGGTTGGGATTTACCCCGCTGGAAAGCCTGTTTTTCTCCTGCATTATTTACGCCGGCGCCAGCCAGTTTGTGATCACCGCCATGCTGGCCGCCGGCAGTTCACTGTGGGTCGCGGCCCTGACGGTGATGGCGATGGATGTCCGCCACGTGCTGTATGGCCCCTCGCTGCGCAGCCGCATCCATACCGCGCTGAACAAAAAGAAAACCGCCCTCTGGGCCTTCGGCCTGACCGATGAGGTTTTCGCCGCCGCCACCGCCAGGCTGGTTCGCGACAACCGTCGCTGGAGCGAAAACTGGATGCTCGGTCTCGCGTTTACCTCGTGGGCGTCGTGGGTATGCGGCACGCTGGCTGGCGCCTGGTCCGGCAATGGCCTGCTGGTGGATTATCCCGCGATAGAAGCCGCCCTCGGTTTTATGCTGCCGGCGCTGTTTATGAGCTTCCTGCTGGCCTCTTTCCAGCGTCAGCAGTCGCTCTGCGTCACGGCGGCGCTGGCAGGCGCGCTGGGCGGTATTCTCTTATTTTCCATTCCGGCGGCGATCCTCGCCGGAATTGTCTGCGGGTGTCTGACGGCGCTGGTCCAGGCCATGCTCAAGGGGATGCCGGATGAACAGTGA
- the nrdF gene encoding class 1b ribonucleoside-diphosphate reductase subunit beta produces the protein MTHLTRISAINWNRIDDDKDLEVWNRLTSNFWLPEKVPLSNDIPAWQTLSAAEQQLTIRVFTGLTLLDTIQNTVGAPALMADALTPHEEAVLSNISFMEAVHARSYSSIFSTLCHSKEVDAAFAWSESCAPLQRKAQLMLGYYQADEPLKKKIASVFLESFLFYSGFWLPMHFSSRGKLTNTADLIRLIIRDEAVHGYYIGYKYQKGLEIVSPGKREELKNFALDLLMDLYDNELAYSRELYGESGWFDDVSAFLCYNANKALMNLGYEALFPAEMAAVNPAILAALSPNADENHDFFSGSGSSYVIGKTEETADDDWDF, from the coding sequence ATGACTCATTTAACGCGCATCAGCGCTATCAACTGGAACCGCATTGATGACGACAAAGATCTTGAGGTCTGGAATCGTCTCACCAGCAACTTCTGGCTGCCGGAGAAAGTGCCGCTGTCGAACGACATTCCCGCCTGGCAAACCCTCAGCGCGGCGGAGCAGCAGTTGACCATTCGCGTCTTTACCGGGCTGACGCTGCTCGATACCATTCAGAACACCGTCGGCGCGCCGGCGCTGATGGCGGATGCCCTAACCCCGCATGAGGAGGCGGTGCTGTCGAACATCAGCTTTATGGAAGCGGTTCATGCCCGCTCTTACAGCTCCATCTTTTCCACGCTGTGCCACAGCAAGGAGGTGGATGCCGCCTTCGCCTGGAGCGAAAGCTGCGCCCCCCTGCAGCGCAAGGCACAGCTGATGCTGGGCTACTATCAGGCCGACGAGCCGCTGAAGAAAAAAATCGCCAGTGTGTTCCTCGAATCCTTTCTCTTCTACTCCGGCTTCTGGCTACCAATGCACTTTTCCAGCCGTGGAAAATTGACCAATACCGCGGATCTGATCCGTCTTATCATTCGCGATGAAGCGGTACATGGCTATTACATCGGCTACAAGTATCAGAAAGGACTGGAGATCGTCAGCCCCGGCAAGCGCGAAGAATTGAAAAATTTCGCCCTCGATCTGCTGATGGATCTTTACGACAACGAACTGGCCTACAGCCGGGAGCTGTACGGCGAGAGCGGCTGGTTCGACGACGTCAGCGCTTTCCTGTGCTACAACGCCAACAAAGCGCTGATGAACCTCGGCTACGAGGCGCTGTTTCCCGCGGAGATGGCAGCGGTTAACCCGGCGATCCTCGCGGCGCTGTCACCCAACGCCGATGAAAACCACGACTTTTTCTCCGGCTCAGGCTCCTCTTATGTGATAGGTAAAACGGAAGAAACCGCCGACGACGACTGGGACTTTTAA
- the emrA gene encoding multidrug efflux MFS transporter periplasmic adaptor subunit EmrA produces MSANAESQTPQQPGSKKGKRKGALLLLTLLFIIIAVAYGIYWFLVLRHYEETDDAYVAGNQVQIMAQVSGSVTKVWADNTDFVQKGDPLVTLDRTDAQQAFEKAKTQLAASVRQTRQQMINSKQLQANIDVKKTALAQAQADLNRRIPLGAANLIGREELQHARDTVASAQAELDVAIQQYNANQAIVLGTRLEQQPAVLQAATEVRNAWLALQRTQIVSPISGYVSRRSVQPGAQIGTTTPLMAVVPATNLWIDANFKETQLAHMRIGQPATVISDIYGDDVKYTGKVVGLDMGTGSAFSLLPAQNATGNWIKVVQRLPVRIELDEKQLAEHPLRIGLSTLVEVNTTDRDGEMLASQVRSSPVYESNAREIALDPVNKLIDEIIQANAG; encoded by the coding sequence ATGAGCGCAAATGCGGAGAGCCAAACCCCGCAGCAACCAGGCAGCAAAAAAGGGAAGCGTAAAGGCGCCCTTCTGTTGCTGACATTGCTCTTTATTATTATTGCCGTGGCATATGGGATTTACTGGTTTCTGGTACTGCGTCACTACGAAGAGACCGACGATGCCTATGTGGCAGGGAACCAGGTACAAATTATGGCCCAGGTCTCGGGCAGCGTGACCAAAGTCTGGGCAGACAATACGGACTTCGTGCAGAAAGGCGATCCGCTGGTGACCCTCGATCGGACCGATGCTCAGCAGGCGTTCGAGAAAGCCAAAACACAGCTGGCCGCCAGCGTCCGTCAGACCCGCCAGCAGATGATCAACAGCAAGCAGCTGCAGGCGAATATTGACGTCAAAAAAACCGCCCTCGCCCAGGCGCAGGCTGACCTGAACCGTCGTATCCCGCTGGGCGCGGCGAACCTCATCGGCCGCGAAGAGCTGCAGCACGCCCGCGATACCGTCGCCAGCGCGCAGGCCGAACTCGACGTGGCAATCCAGCAGTACAACGCCAACCAGGCGATCGTGCTGGGCACCAGGCTGGAACAGCAACCGGCGGTGCTCCAGGCGGCCACTGAAGTGCGTAACGCCTGGCTGGCCCTGCAGCGTACGCAGATCGTCAGCCCGATTAGCGGCTACGTTTCCCGTCGCTCGGTACAGCCTGGCGCGCAGATCGGCACCACCACGCCGCTGATGGCGGTGGTCCCGGCGACCAACTTGTGGATCGACGCTAACTTTAAAGAGACGCAGCTGGCGCATATGCGTATCGGCCAGCCGGCCACCGTGATCAGCGACATCTATGGCGATGACGTGAAATACACCGGCAAAGTGGTTGGTCTGGATATGGGCACCGGCAGCGCCTTCTCCCTGCTGCCGGCGCAGAATGCCACCGGCAACTGGATCAAAGTGGTACAGCGTCTGCCGGTTCGTATCGAGCTGGATGAAAAACAACTGGCGGAGCACCCGCTGCGCATCGGCCTCTCGACGCTGGTGGAAGTCAACACCACCGATCGCGATGGTGAAATGCTGGCCAGCCAGGTGCGGAGCTCCCCGGTTTACGAGAGCAATGCCCGCGAAATCGCTCTCGATCCGGTTAATAAACTGATAGACGAGATCATTCAGGCCAACGCCGGATAA
- the emrB gene encoding multidrug efflux MFS transporter permease subunit EmrB, translated as MQQQKPLEGAQLVIMTIALSLATFMQVLDSTIANVAIPTIAGNLGSSLSQGTWVITSFGVANAISIPITGWLAKRVGEVKLFLWSTTAFAIASWACGVSNSLTMLIFFRVIQGIVAGPLIPLSQSLLLSNYPPAKRSIALALWSMTVIVAPICGPILGGYISDNYHWGWIFFINVPIGVAVVLMTLQTLRNRETKTEQRRIDGVGLALLIIGIGSLQVMLDRGKELDWFSSNEIIILTIVAVVAISFLIVWELTDDNPIVDLSLFKSRNFTIGCLCISLAYMLYFGAIVLLPQLLQEVYGYTATWAGLASAPVGVIPVILSPIIGRFAHKLDMRRLVTFSFIMYAVCFYWRAWTFEPGMDFGASAWPQFIQGFAVACFFMPLTTITLSGLPPERLAAASSLSNFTRTLAGSIGTSITTTLWTNREALHHAQLTESVTPFNPNAQQIYDQLQGMGMTQQQASGWIAQQITNQGLIISANEIFWISAAIFILLLGLVWFARPPFSAGGGGGGAH; from the coding sequence ATGCAACAGCAAAAACCGCTGGAAGGCGCGCAGCTGGTCATTATGACCATTGCGCTGTCGCTCGCGACGTTCATGCAGGTGCTGGATTCCACTATCGCCAACGTGGCGATCCCAACCATTGCTGGCAACCTTGGCTCTTCGCTGAGCCAGGGGACCTGGGTCATCACCTCGTTCGGGGTTGCTAACGCCATCTCCATCCCGATCACCGGCTGGCTGGCCAAGCGCGTCGGCGAGGTGAAGCTGTTCCTGTGGTCAACCACTGCGTTCGCCATTGCCTCCTGGGCATGCGGCGTCTCCAACAGTCTGACGATGCTGATCTTCTTCCGCGTCATTCAGGGGATTGTCGCCGGGCCGCTGATCCCGCTGTCGCAAAGTTTGCTCCTCAGCAACTACCCGCCGGCGAAGCGCTCTATCGCCCTGGCGTTGTGGTCGATGACGGTGATCGTCGCCCCCATCTGCGGCCCGATCCTCGGCGGCTATATCAGTGATAACTACCACTGGGGATGGATCTTCTTTATCAACGTGCCCATTGGCGTGGCGGTGGTGCTGATGACCCTGCAAACCCTGCGCAACCGGGAAACCAAAACCGAACAGCGGCGAATCGACGGCGTCGGTCTGGCGCTGCTGATCATCGGTATCGGTAGCCTGCAGGTGATGCTCGACCGCGGCAAAGAGCTCGACTGGTTCTCCTCCAATGAGATTATCATTCTGACCATCGTGGCGGTGGTGGCGATAAGCTTCCTGATTGTCTGGGAGTTGACCGACGATAACCCGATTGTCGATCTGTCGCTATTTAAGTCGCGCAACTTCACCATCGGCTGCCTCTGTATCAGTCTGGCCTATATGCTCTACTTCGGCGCCATCGTGCTGTTGCCGCAGCTGTTGCAGGAGGTTTACGGCTACACCGCAACCTGGGCCGGTCTGGCTTCGGCGCCGGTGGGGGTGATCCCGGTCATTCTGTCGCCCATTATTGGCCGCTTCGCGCATAAGCTCGATATGCGGCGGCTGGTCACCTTCAGCTTTATCATGTACGCGGTCTGCTTCTACTGGCGCGCCTGGACCTTCGAACCGGGGATGGACTTTGGCGCCTCGGCGTGGCCGCAGTTTATCCAGGGCTTCGCGGTGGCCTGCTTCTTCATGCCGTTGACCACCATCACCCTCTCCGGCCTGCCGCCGGAGCGGCTGGCGGCGGCGTCGAGCTTGTCGAACTTCACCCGTACCCTTGCCGGCTCCATCGGGACCTCCATCACCACCACCCTGTGGACCAACCGCGAGGCGCTGCACCATGCGCAGCTTACCGAATCGGTGACCCCCTTTAACCCCAACGCGCAGCAGATTTACGATCAGCTGCAGGGCATGGGAATGACGCAGCAGCAGGCGTCCGGCTGGATAGCACAGCAGATAACCAACCAGGGGCTGATTATCTCCGCCAACGAAATCTTCTGGATTTCTGCGGCCATTTTCATCCTGCTGTTGGGACTGGTGTGGTTCGCCAGACCACCGTTCAGCGCCGGCGGCGGCGGTGGCGGCGCGCACTAA